GGAAACTCTCCCAAAATAGATTTTTTTGAACACCTTCCAAGTTACCCAACTGTTCTTGAGTCAGGTTACGTTCCTGTCTAGCTTGCTTTATCGCCTGTCCGATAAAATTTTCAGTAATTCTCTCTATGGATATTAACTGGGTTTTGGGAAGTTGATATTACGCCCTTTCAGGGCTGGGTTAGGATATTTCCTTTTCTCACAGGGCTGCACCATGTGTTGGAGTATTATGCCCTTTCAGGGCTTTTTCATATCCCGACTCCTAAGGGAGGATACATTTGTGTAGTTCACTTCCGAATAGCCCTGAAAGGGCGGTAATCTACCAACGCAGGGTAAAGCCCTGCGACTGTAAGACCCAAAATCCCACCCCAAGCCCTGAAAGGGCGGAATACTTAGTCCCACACATATCGTTCATCGTATTCAACCTTATACTTCTTCAAGAAGGCCCTATACTCATCCTGAAAAGTCCTTTTCTTATGGTGTTCAGCTTGGTTTTCAATATATTTTATCACCGTATTAACTTCGGTAGGATTTACTGAAAATGCTCCATATCCATCTTGCCAGTAGAAGCTCTTCAAACTTTCCCCTTTCGTTTTAACCCATTTGGATGAATGGGATTTTATTTCTTCAAGCAATTTTATAAGCGTGATCTTTTTTGAAAGCAGACAGAGTATGTGGATATGATCAATATGTCCCCCGATTTTAATAGGAGAGCAGTCTAGGTTGTTGCATATGCCGCCAAGATAGGAGTAAAGCTCATTAGCGATTTCCGGTGAGATTAAGGGCTGTCGGTGTTTTGTACTAAAAACGATATGAAGGTAATTTTTAACGAGCGACTGTGCCATAGGAATTTGATATTTCGCCCTTTCAGGGCTGGGTTAGGAGTTTTCCTTTTTTTTTCACAGGGCTGTACCCTGTGTTGGGGTATTTTGCCCTTTCAGGGCTGGGTCAGACTTTGTGGTTTTTTTTCACAGGGCTGCACCCTGTGTTTGGGTAATATACCCTTTCAGGGCTGATTCGATACTGATATTAAGGGAAGGTGTAATTTATTCAATTTTAACCAGCACTTAGAGTATTAATATTGCTTTTTCAGGGCTTTTTTCAAATACGGATAGAGAATGAATTATTCAACATTTTCAATCGATCTAGATAATGATTGATATATAGTTCCTTAATAGGTTCCGTCAAAAAAGAACTTGGTGTTAAAACAATGACTTGTTTGTTTTTGCTTCGGTACTTATCCAAAATCGTTCTGATACGGTTTTCCAACATGTCGATTTTCAATCCGAACTCATAAAAGTCATCATAGGCATAGAATCCCAATACCTTGAAACTTTCTGTATCATAATCATCGGCAAACAAAATGCTGACGGTCTTCTTCCAAAAGAATTCCTGCCAATATTCCATTGCGGTACACCTCTGCCTTTCTCATTCAATCAATACTTCTTAATAACTTCCAATTTGATTTCCATGCCCAATACTTCAACCAACTTATTTAATATCTCTAAAGAAGGATTGCTTTGTCCACGTTCAAGTTTGTAAAGCGTATTGGTGCTGATGCCAGCCAATTCAGCCAAGTGTGGTTGGGTAATGCCCAACTCTTTTCTTCTTCTTTTGATGGTCTCTCCAAGTTGCGCAGATAACATTATAGTGTGATTTTTTATGCAAAATTGGCAGGATTTATTAAAAAATTAAATTAAATCACATTATAATATGATTTGGCTAACTGATGGTGATTCATAGAGAGTGAATGAAAAGATTTTCACAATATAACGTGATTTTATTTCTGCTTAAAAAAGGAAATTAGGTGTAATAAACATCAAAGTCTAAACACCAAAAAAATTCCTTTCCCTTAATATTATAAACGATCCGATAATGCTTAAAATTTTATAAGTCAATAGGACCGGTTTTCAGTACTACTGTCATCCCAGGGTAGTTTCCTTTGGCATCGTCTTCTGCTGTAATAAAGAAACCGGTTGGTTTATGCGGAGATACTGTTTTTAATGAACTGGAAAGCATATTTGAGAACGTTGAAGTGGAGGTACTTAATTGTCCAATGTTCTGCACTCCTCTCTCAGCGGTTTCCATCCATACCACATATACAGTTTTTGGTGGCGTCAGCCTACCAGGTTCTGCTAAGCGTTTGACATCCAAATCGATATTGTAATTGTTGTTTTTGCCTTTTTTAATGGTAATAGTGCCTTCAGCTGATGGAACAACAGCGGAATTCAAAAAGGTAATTTTCTGAGCACAAGCAGAAAATAGAAAGACTAACATG
This window of the Aquiflexum balticum DSM 16537 genome carries:
- the tnpA gene encoding IS200/IS605 family transposase, which gives rise to MAQSLVKNYLHIVFSTKHRQPLISPEIANELYSYLGGICNNLDCSPIKIGGHIDHIHILCLLSKKITLIKLLEEIKSHSSKWVKTKGESLKSFYWQDGYGAFSVNPTEVNTVIKYIENQAEHHKKRTFQDEYRAFLKKYKVEYDERYVWD
- a CDS encoding helix-turn-helix domain-containing protein; its protein translation is MLSAQLGETIKRRRKELGITQPHLAELAGISTNTLYKLERGQSNPSLEILNKLVEVLGMEIKLEVIKKY